A single Pseudopipra pipra isolate bDixPip1 unplaced genomic scaffold, bDixPip1.hap1 HAP1_SCAFFOLD_680, whole genome shotgun sequence DNA region contains:
- the LOC135408845 gene encoding LOW QUALITY PROTEIN: 5' exonuclease Apollo-like (The sequence of the model RefSeq protein was modified relative to this genomic sequence to represent the inferred CDS: substituted 1 base at 1 genomic stop codon), with translation MTRRTAARYRTGSACTCGLDRARRSSRSASSPPRYGMAPARPGPXRSARRPPRASRACAALPAKFAVRGRGVPPAMSGTVLAGTPIAVDFWSLRRAAGARLFFLSHMHADHTVGLSSTWSRPLYCSPITARLLHSRLRVPTCWIRPLEVGQSHVLDEVTVTLLDSNHCPGSVMFLFEGTFGTILYTGDFRYTSSMQGEPLLRGRRIDRLYLDNTHCHPRRALPSRQLATRQAARLIRAHPHHHVVIGVYTLGKEALLVDLAVEFSTWVVVSPWRLEQMRLLELPDVFTAEEGAGWIRAVDVAEIRWDTLVTWNTLHPTIAILPTGRPVKVTHPKIHPIPYSDHSSFSELHEFVKWLKPCSIIPIVKGSMCQVYFQEYLSSAPQVLPDLQVPKPLPESVQQQSQRRGQDPTCLWKRAARHSAPQGVVFESPEKYTEKPEAFTGAEIPQQHHCEPALCSKEGCTCHRDEEKGKEKLSGEELGAAGAATAVSQAPVSKEHFTAGFAEQYLLTPLNVLKQNSSWTFDKLVQDFFRRGEVP, from the exons ATGACCCGCAGGACGGCGGCGCGGTACCGCACCGGGTCCGCCTGCACGTGCGGGTTGGACAGGGCCCGGCGGAGCTCCCGCAGCGCCTCCTCGCCGCCCAGGTACGGCATGGCCCCGGCACGGCCCG GCCCCTGACGCTCGGCCCGGCGGCCCCCCCGCGCCTCGCGCGCATGCGCGGCGCTTCCCGCCAAATTCGCTGTGAGGGGGCGCGGGGTCCCGCCCGCCATGAGCGGGACGGTGCTGGCCGGGACTCCCATCGCCGTGGACTTCTGGAGCCTGCGCAGGGCGGCCGGCGCCCGCCTCTTCTTCCTGTCCCACATGCACGCGGACCACACGGTGGGGCTGTCCAGCACCTGGAGCCGCCCGCTGTACTGCTCCCCGATCACCGCCCGCCTCCTGCACAGCCGCCTACGG GTGCCAACGTGCTGGATCCGGCCGCTGGAGGTGGGGCAGAGCCACGTGCTGGACGAGGTGACAGTGACGCTGCTCGACTCCAACCACTGCCCCGGCTCCGTCATGTTCCTCTTCGAGGGCACCTTTGGCACCATCCTCTACACAG GAGATTTCCGCTACACGAGCTCCATGCAGGGGGAGCCGCTGCTGAGGGGCCGCCGCATCGACCGGCTGTACCTGGACAACACGCACTGCCACCCGCGGCGGGCGCTGCCCTCGCGCCAGCTGGCCACGCGCCAGGCCGCCCGCCTCATCCGCGCCCACCCGCACCACCACGTCGTCATCG GTGTGTACACCCTGGGCAAGGAGGCGCTGCTGGTGGACCTGGCCGTGGAGTTCAGCACCTGGGTGGTGGTGAGTCCCTGGCGCCTGGAGCAGATgcggctgctggagctgccggATGTGTTCACCGCCGAGGAGGGGGCCGGGTGGATCCGCGCCGTGGATGTCGCCGAGATCCGCTGGGATACCCTGGTCACCTGGAACACGCTGCACCCCACCATTGCCATCCTCCCCACAGGCAGGCCTGTGAAAGTCACCCACCCCAAGATCCACCCCATCCCGTACTCGGATCACTCGTCCTTTTCGGAGCTGCACGAGTTTGTGAAGTGGCTGAAACCTTGCTCGATCATTCCCATTGTGAAGGGCAGCATGTGCCAGGTTTACTTTCAGGAATACCTGAGCTCTGCCCCCCAGGTACTTCCTGACCTCCAAGTCCCAAAGCCTTTGCCAGAgtctgtgcagcagcaaagccaaaGGAGGGGGCAGGACCCCACGTGTCTCTGGAAAAGAGCTGCACGGCATTCTGCACCCCAGGGGGTTGTTTTTGAGTCCCCAGAGAAATACACTGAGAAACCTGAAGCATTTACAGGTGCTGAGattcctcagcagcaccactgTGAGCCAGCTCTTTGCTCAAAAGAAGGTTGCACTTGTCACAGGGatgaggaaaaagggaaggaaaagctgagtggggaagagctgggagcagcaggagcagccactgCTGTTAGCCAGGCACCTGTTTCCAAGGAGCACTTTACAGCTGGATTTGCAGAGCAGTATTTACTCACTCCCTTAAATGTCTTAAAGCAGAATTCCTCATGGACGTTTGACAAGCTGGTACAAGACTTTTTTAGGAGGGGAGAAGTGCCCTGA
- the LOC135408843 gene encoding AP-4 complex subunit beta-1-like, translating into MAQGADVSGVFPEMVKAGAVPDVVQKKLVSLYVRAQAPRQPQLALLAVNSLRKDCAHPSPAVRGLALRTMCGLRMPGIQEYLQQPLVNGLRDKASYVRRAAVLWKGCARGLRNGALVNELYSLLRDQDPIVVVNCLRALEEILKKEGGVVINKPIAHHLLNREDLKGL; encoded by the exons ATGGCGCAGGGCGCCGACGTGTCGGGGGTGTTCCCGGAGATGGTGAAGGCGGGCGCGGTGCCGGACGTGGTGCAGAAGAAGCTCGTGTCGCTGTACGTGCGGGCACAGGCCCCGCGGCAGCCGCAGCTGGCGCTGCTCGCCGTCAACTCCCTGCGCAAGGACTGCGCCCACCCGAGCCCGGCCGTGCGGGGGCTCGCCCTGCGGACCATGTGCGGCCTCAG GATGCCCGGGATCCAGGAGTacctgcagcagcccctggtGAACGGGCTGCGGGACAAGGCGTCCTACGTGcgcagagcagctgtgctgtggaagggctgtgccaggggactGAGAA ATGGTGCACTGGTGAACGAGCTCTACAGTTTGCTTCGTGACCAGGATCCTATTGTGGTCGTGAACTGTCTGAGGGCCTTGGAAGAGATCTTGAAGAAGGAGGGAGGAGTTGTCATCAACAAACCAATTGCCCATCATCTCCTCAACAG